Proteins encoded in a region of the Prunus persica cultivar Lovell chromosome G4, Prunus_persica_NCBIv2, whole genome shotgun sequence genome:
- the LOC18781492 gene encoding protein DOG1-like 4, translating into MTDNIFDEHESFHNFFECWLSEQNQHLQDLIIASENNQTTRNNLYNGNTTTTAAANTNTSLRTLVERVVKHYEQYYEAKSRWVKQDVLRMLSPSWTTSLEDAFLWIGGWRPSMAFHLFYSKSGLQLEARLTELIEGLGTGDLADISQHQLMQVDHLQRRTVKEERDITEKMAKQQESVADTSMVELAHMTTELMSTNGGHEHEAEEDRVECVVASKEQCLEEILQRADSLRLKTLKAITHILTPIQAVHFLIAAAELHLRLHDWGKKEDARSRGNSS; encoded by the coding sequence ATGACAGACAACATTTTTGATGAGCACGAGAGTTTCCACAATTTCTTTGAGTGCTGGCTTTCTGAACAAAACCAACATCTCCAAGACCTCATCATTGCCTCCGAAAACAACCAAACCACCAGAAACAACCTCTATAATGGTAACACCACCACTACTGCTGCAGCTAATACTAATACAAGTTTAAGAACACTGGTAGAGCGTGTGGTGAAGCATTATGAGCAATACTATGAGGCCAAGTCCAGATGGGTCAAGCAAGACGTTCTCCGGATGCTTTCGCCCTCCTGGACAACCTCCCTAGAGGATGCCTTCCTTTGGATTGGTGGGTGGCGACCAAGCATGGCTTTTCATCTCTTTTACTCCAAGTCCGGCTTGCAACTCGAGGCTCGACTCACAGAGTTGATTGAAGGTCTTGGTACAGGTGACTTGGCGGATATCTCACAGCATCAGCTCATGCAGGTGGACCATTTGCAGAGGAGGACTGTTAAGGAGGAGAGGGACATCACGGAGAAAATGGCCAAACAGCAGGAGTCGGTGGCAGACACGTCAATGGTCGAGTTGGCACACATGACTACCGAGTTGATGAGCACTAATGGTGGTCATGAGCATGAAGCTGAAGAGGACCGAGTTGAGTGTGTCGTGGCATCCAAGGAGCAATGTTTGGAGGAGATTTTGCAGAGGGCTGACAGTCTACGGCTAAAAACGCTTAAAGCCATCACACACATTCTGACTCCAATCCAGGCTGTCCATTTCTTGATTGCTGCTGCTGAGTTGCACTTGAGGCTTCATGACTGGGGCAAAAAGGAGGACGCCAGAAGCCGTGGCAATTCATCTTAG